A genomic region of Catalinimonas niigatensis contains the following coding sequences:
- a CDS encoding HNH endonuclease — protein MERDEFSKATKQDALSRQKYMCGSCGEKIASINQIDKQSHIFGEGAHAHHMVHCQHGGTNLLSNCVILCESCHYTIHDGGNYRNKDKHLRSSSSDYSFFHG, from the coding sequence ATGGAACGAGATGAATTTTCAAAAGCCACTAAACAAGATGCTCTATCACGTCAAAAATATATGTGTGGTAGCTGTGGAGAGAAAATAGCAAGCATTAATCAAATAGATAAGCAAAGCCATATATTTGGTGAAGGCGCTCATGCTCATCACATGGTGCATTGTCAGCATGGTGGAACAAACCTACTATCAAATTGCGTCATTTTATGTGAATCCTGCCATTACACAATTCATGACGGTGGAAACTATAGAAATAAGGATAAGCATCTAAGAAGCAGTTCTTCTGATTATAGTTTTTTTCATGGATAA
- a CDS encoding helix-turn-helix transcriptional regulator: protein MKKNKEKQWTVRVKRYCENSKAVITIEQPLEELKNSIMILKMLTRDNAFLQKNRERFNSLSDREKEVFFLLAMGYSSEMIGEELFISKHTAQTHRKHLKEKLQIKSYKDMMTYARVFGFI, encoded by the coding sequence ATGAAAAAAAACAAAGAGAAGCAGTGGACAGTGAGGGTGAAGAGGTACTGTGAAAATTCTAAAGCTGTCATTACCATTGAACAGCCCCTGGAAGAGCTTAAAAACAGTATTATGATACTAAAGATGCTCACCAGGGACAATGCGTTTCTTCAAAAGAACCGGGAAAGGTTTAATTCTTTGAGCGATAGGGAAAAAGAAGTCTTTTTCCTTCTGGCAATGGGTTACAGCAGTGAAATGATAGGAGAAGAACTGTTCATTTCAAAACATACGGCCCAGACCCACAGGAAGCATCTGAAAGAAAAACTACAAATAAAATCATATAAGGATATGATGACCTATGCCCGGGTATTTGGATTTATATAA